In the Hordeum vulgare subsp. vulgare chromosome 7H, MorexV3_pseudomolecules_assembly, whole genome shotgun sequence genome, one interval contains:
- the LOC123409874 gene encoding putative F-box protein At5g42430: protein MPPGGVEASKRGRTGKEQSHPPAIRRRDESRPAPPFPAMDSQKQRKKRKQRQPASEVVSIPEGPLVEILSRLPYRSLCRFKCVSKQWRQLCSDPEIIKRAPQTLAGFFHNHLVGHLCFDNLSGGRPLVDASLPFLRESYRKIKLEQCSTSLLLCKCWESESDDEFDFVVCNPMTEQWTVLPPIEWPGEEDEDDGDPECFELRYPFLVFDPAVPSRFVVFAPLIETDDVLAIYSWETGQWTPSSGWENEEFRAVVPECAVFMNGMMHFLHFFIVEPLIAVLDIEGELCRKIAAPDGFVGATPGYASVGCSHGLLHAWYMDPRYYELSVWVLKDYATEEWTLKHTVNVPELFEETKSDQDEEYSDQEEHGTHKYDVFAIHPEHNVIFLTNWREVNLSYDMDSGQVHPMCTSGDFLGGLPFIPCFADFGDLALR, encoded by the exons ATGCCGCCAGGGGGAGTAGAAGCAAGCAAGCGTGGCCGCACGGGGAAGGAGCAGAGCCACCCGCCGGCGATCCGGCGCCGCGACGAGTCCCGTCCCGCGCCGCCGTTCCCCGCCATGGATTCTCAG AAGCAGAGGAAGAAAAGGAAGCAGAGGCAGCCGGCGTCGGAGGTGGTGAGCATCCCCGAGGGCCCCCTCGTCGAGATCCTGTCACGGCTGCCCTACCGCTCGCTCTGCCGCTTCAAGTGCGTCTCCAAGCAGTGGCGCCAGCTCTGCTCCGACCCCGAAATCATCAAGAGGGCGCCGCAGACCCTCGCCGGATTCTTCCACAACCACCTGGTCGGCCACCTCTGCTTTGACAACCTGTCCGGCGGACGCCCGCTGGTCGACGCTTCGCTCCCTTTCCTCCGTGAGAGCTACCGGAAAATCAAGCTCGAGCAATGCTCCACCAGCCTCCTCCTCTGCAAATGCTGGGAATCGGAATCCGATGACGAGTTCGATTTCGTCGTGTGCAATCCGATGACCGAGCAGTGGACCGTGCTGCCTCCTATAGAATGGCCGGGCGAAGAAGACGAGGACGACGGCGACCCCGAATGTTTCGAGCTGAGGTATCCCTTCCTGGTTTTCGACCCGGCCGTCCCGTCTCGTTTCGTGGTGTTTGCGCCGCTCATCGAGACGGACGATGTTCTCGCGATATACTCATGGGAAACCGGACAATGGACCCCGAGCAGCGGGTGGGAAAACGAAGAGTTTCGTGCCGTCGTTCCGGAATGCGCCGTCTTCAtgaatggcatgatgcatttcctGCATTTTTTTATCGTCGAGCCATTGATAGCCGTACTGGACATTGAGGGGGAGCTTTGCCGGAAAATTGCTGCCCCAGATGGATTTGTAGGAGCCACACCTGGTTATGCTTCGGTGGGGTGCTCTCATGGACTCCTCCATGCTTGGTATATGGATCCTCGTTACTACGAGCTCTCTGTGTGGGTGCTCAAGGATTATGCTACCGAAGAGTGGACCCTAAAGCATACCGTCAATGTTCCGGAACTCTTTGAAGAAACGAAATCCGACCAAGACGAGGAATATTCTGACCAAGAGGAGCATGGGACCCATAAGTATGATGTGTTTGCAATTCATCCGGAACACAATGTGATTTTCCTTACTAATTGGAGGGAGGTGAATTTGTCGTACGATATGGACAGCGGGCAAGTGCATCCTATGTGCACTTCTGGAGATTTCCTCGGCGGTCTACCTTTTATTCCCTGCTTTGCGGATTTTGGGGATTTGGCTCTCCGATGA
- the LOC123407369 gene encoding putative septum site-determining protein minD homolog, chloroplastic, translated as MAAFAPRLLLPPRPPGPTPARASARHNGGGRTAPELSGPTPRVVVVTSGKGGVGKTTTTANLAASLARLGLPVVAVDADAGLRNLDLLLGLENRVNLTAADVLAGDCRLDQALIRHRSLRGLHLLCLSKPRSKLPLAFGSKTLTWVADALRRSPDPPAFILIDCPAGVDAGFVTAIAPAEEAVLVTTPDITALRDADRVAGLLECDGIKDIKIIVNRVRPDLVRGEDMMSALDVQEMLGLPLLGVVPEDSEVIRSTNRGVPLVLTDPPTPAGLALEQATWRLVERDAMTAVMVEEQERPKKKGGFFSFFGG; from the exons ATGGCGGCGTTCGCGCCGCGGCTCCTCCTGCCGCCCCGTCCACCCGGGCCCACTCCGGCGCGGGCCTCCGCGCGGCACAACGGCGGTGGGCGCACGGCGCCGGAGCTGTCGGGCCCGACGCCGCGGGTGGTGGTGGTGACCTCGGGCAAGGGCGGCGTGGGGAAGACCACCACCACGGCCAACCTGGCGGCCTCCCTGGCGCGGCTGGGGCtccccgtggtggcggtggacgCCGACGCGGGCCTCCGGAACCTGGACCTGCTGCTGGGGCTGGAGAACCGGGTGAACCTGACCGCCGCCGACGTGCTCGCCGGGGACTGCCGCCTCGACCAGGCCCTCATCCGCCACCGCTCCCTCCGGGGCCTCCACCTGCTCTGCCTCTCCAAGCCCCGCTCCAAGCTGCCCCTCGCCTTCGGCTCCAAGACCCTCACCTGGGTCGCCGACGCCCTCCGTCGATCCCCCGACCCGCCCGCATTCATCCTCATCGACTGCCCCGCAG GTGTTGATGCCGGGTTCGTCACAGCCATCGCCCCTGCCGAAGAGGCAGTGCTTGTCACCACTCCCGACATCACGGCTCTCCGTGATGCAGACCGCGTTGCGGGGCTGTTGGAATGCGACGGAATCAAGGACATCAAGATTATCGTGAACAGAGTGCGGCCAGACCTAGTCAGGGGGGAGGACATGATGTCAGCACTCGACGTGCAAGAAATGCTTGGGTTACCTCTGCTAGGTGTGGTGCCAGAAGATTCAGAGGTGATCCGCAGCACGAACCGGGGCGTGCCGCTGGTCTTGACAGATCCACCCACGCCCGCGGGCCTCGCCCTGGAGCAGGCAACGTGGCGGCTGGTGGAGCGGGACGCGATGACGGCCGTCATGGTCGAGGAGCAGGAGCGGCCCAAGAAGAAGGgtggcttcttctccttcttcggcGGGTAA
- the LOC123412241 gene encoding uncharacterized protein LOC123412241 isoform X1, which yields MSSEAPNRKMRMVYSREFLISIGESGRCKNLPPGVNLSLLNELQEASSVAYERTNRGQYTTPLGRSDGSGGYTYSSRGGSSGGRWDTRSTGSSDREGDLPDRESLTQDRHNGTQNKRTWQKVEHDGLLGSGGFPRPSGYAGPLAAKDRGNAPQPNRTAERYQPPRPYKAGPLSRKDVDSMNDETFGSFECSNDDRAEEEKKRRASFELMRKEQHKSLQEKKSGPGDDIMTMLQNSTENLGSATNSGKPDGIVPSVYQDTTKTSSVLPVPAARPLVPPGFSNAVVEKKVQSKTSNIALEPKAHIPAGEDKLPTIVQFSSQVEGNQSATDITASNKKEKGISDNIGVHQKHTLPSGGVSSSTELFSKILKGTEDWEADAMDKYSIEKQGMSKNGGSVVKDNSISILEEFFGNALSKGGGTLPTYVESQQLNTGADMMPSSVPESSKFARWFRNEDPKPSEDLPSKSLLSMIVNNDKPGPQNIAPGPTLSDGAIQNLSSKLTTDKVDASSRLLPFPSPAPPGGIQEQYSHPGIPEPAPVMMTCEDLEQAMLAQVASNSSSTQKSAVQRHQAVLDEPAGKQKVAVDNHASHHLLSLLQKGTNSKGSSPFGFHIGSTDVAQSSNVNAMTNGGIYGTVPTNKTETVPTNKTETVPASGKSGTLEALFGAAFMNELHSKDAPVSIRGSASSHEGYYPGEEALPFNSNEGGDPFKEPRTGIEYRNTSFSGPSQGTSFDKNGLEINLPEEDSLFTMSDSFGVRKPDVLQSLRSGRVDVQLPQKAVDDLNYKLQGLVSGDVEPVQVLGPDALGSRSHEQRYQVESQNLYHLLQGGRQPALAPRPMVDHVGNRSQQAPFDMPQVIRHDPRRSFPPNMNPMQHTLNAPGAPHVDPAAHHLMLQRMSGSFPAEGLPRGVLPSQPVHQAAGYRPEMNNVNNFHMHPRQPSYGDFGLMPPGPSGPEVRGNHPDAFERLMQMELTARSKQMHPAMAGPVPGGGGMYGPELDLNLRYR from the exons ATGAGCTCCGAGGCCCCTAA CAGGAAAATGAGGATGGTCTACTCGAGGGAGTTCCTGATCTCGATCGGCGAGTCCGGCCGCTGCAAGAACCTGCCCCCCGGCGTCAACCTGTCGCTCCTCAA TGAGCTGCAGGAGGCGTCGTCGGTGGCGTACGAGAGGACCAACAGGGGTCAGTACACGACGCCCCTGGGAAGATCCGACGGGTCCGGGGGTTACACTTACTCGTCGCGTGGCGGGAGCTCTGGTGGAAGGTGGGATACTCGCTCGACGGGGTCGAGTGACCGAGAAGGAGACTTGCCTGATCGCGAGTCGCTCACGCAGG ATAGGCATAATGGAACCCAAAACAAACGCACTTGGCAAAAAGTAGAACATGATGGCCTGCTGGGAAGCGGTGGATTCCCTAGACCTTCAGGATATGCAGGGCCGCTGGCGGCCAAGGATCGTGGGAATGCGCCTCAGCCAAACAGGACAGCGGAGCGCTATCAGCCACCACGCCCTTACAAG GCTGGACCTCTTTCACGAAAAGATGTTGACTCAATGAATGATGAAACATTTGGGTCTTTTGAATGCTCAAATGATGATAgagcagaagaagaaaagaaacgaAGGG CATCATTTGAATTGATGAGGAAAGAGCAACATAAATCATTGCAAGAAAAGAAGAGTGGTCCTGGTGATGATATCATGACAATGTTACAGAATTCTACTGAAAACTTAGGTTCCGCAACTAACAGTGGGAAGCCAGATGGAATAGTGCCCTCAGTTTATCAAGATACCACTAAAACATCTTCAGTTCTACCAGTTCCTGCAGCGAGGCCACTTGTCCCGCCTGGTTTCTCAAATGCAGTTGTGGAGAAAAAGGTTCAGTCCAAGACGTCCAACATTGCACTTGAACCAAAG GCTCACATTCCAGCTGGAGAGGATAAATTACCAACTATTGTGCAATTTAGTAGCCAAGTAGAGGGAAACCAGTCAGCAACAGACATCACTGCAAGCAACAAAAAGGAGAAGGGCATTTCTGACAACATTGGTGTACATCAAAAGCACACACTTCCATCTGGAGGTGTTAGCTCTTCAACTGAATTgttttccaaaattctgaaaggaACTGAAGATTGGGAGGCTGATGCAATGGATAAGTACTCCATTGAGAAACAAGGCATGTCAAAAAATGGTGGTTCAGTTGTGAAGGACAATTCAATATCAATCTTGGAAGAGTTCTTTGGCAACGCATtgtcaaaaggtggtggcactttaCCGACATATGTTGAG AGTCAACAGCTGAATACGGGTGCTGATATGATGCCCTCTTCCGTACCAGAATCATCCAAATTTGCTCGCTGGTTTCGTAATGAAG ATCCAAAACCTTCAGAGGACTTGCCATCAAAGAGCCTGCTCTCCATGATTGTGAACAATGACAAACCAGGCCCACAAAACATAGCTCCTGGCCCAACTTTGTCTGATGGTGCTATTCAGAATTTATCATCAAAATTAACTACCGATAAAGTCGATGCTTCATCAAGGCTACTACCATTTCCATCTCCCGCACCTCCTGGTGGTATCCAGGAACAGTACAGCCATCCTGGTATCCCAGAGCCAGCTCCAGTTATGATGACATGTGAGGATCTTGAGCAGGCGATGCTGGCACAGGTTGCTAGCAATAGCAGTTCTACTCAGAAGAGTGCTGTACAGAGGCATCAGGCTGTTTTGGATGAGCCAGCCGGCAAGCAGAAAGTAGCTGTAGACAATCATGCATCACATCATCTTCTTTCATTATTACAGAAGGGAACAAATAGCAAGGGATCATCTCCGTTTGGTTTCCACATAGGATCAACTGATGTAGCACAAAGTTCTAATGTAAATGCCATGACCAACGGTGGGATATATGGAACTGTTCCGACTAACAAAACTGAAACTGTTCCGACTAACAAAACTGAAACTGTTCCTGCTTCAGGGAAGAGCGGGACCTTGGAAGCATTATTCGGGGCAGCATTTATGAATGAGCTCCATTCCAAGGATGCACCAGTTTCTATTCGGGGATCTGCATCTAGTCATGAAGGATACTACCCTGGTGAAGAGGCTCTGCCCTTCAACAGCAATGAAGGTGGAGATCCTTTTAAAGAACCAAGAACTGGAATAGAGTACAGGAATACATCATTCAGTGGTCCAAGTCAGGGTACTAGCTTTGACAAGAATGGCTTGGAAATTAATCTGCCTGAGGAAGACAGTTTGTTTACAATGAGTGACTCTTTTGGTGTTCGAAAGCCTGATGTGCTGCAGTCACTGAGATCCGGTAGGGTGGACGTGCAATTACCGCAGAAGGCAGTTGATGATCTTAACTACAAGCTTCAAGGCCTTGTGTCTGGTGATGTAGAACCTGTTCAAGTACTTGGTCCTGATGCTCTGGGGTCTCGTTCCCACGAACAGCGTTATCAGGTTGAGTCTCAGAATCTTTACCATCTTCTACAGGGCGGTAGGCAACCTGCACTGGCTCCTCGTCCGATGGTGGATCATGTTGGTAATAGGAGTCAGCAAGCCCCATTTGACATGCCACAAGTGATACGACATGATCCCCGACGTTCTTTCCCACCTAATATGAATCCTATGCAACACACACTAAATGCTCCAGGGGCCCCTCATGTAGATCCTGCTGCCCATCATCTTATGCTGCAGCGCATGAGTGGAAGTTTTCCAGCAGAAGGCTTGCCAAGAGGTGTTCTGCCATCTCAGCCTGTGCATCAGGCGGCTGGTTATAGACCTGAGATGAACAATGTAAATAATTTCCATATGCACCCTCGCCAGCCCAGCTATGGAGACTTTGGGTTGATGCCGCCAG GTCCATCGGGTCCAGAGGTGCGAGGCAACCACCCAGACGCCTTTGAGAGGTTGATGCAGATGGAGCTGACAGCCAGATCAAAGCAGATGCACCCAGCCATGGCCGGCCCTGTACCCGGTGGAGGCGGCATGTATGGGCCCGAGCTCGACCTGAACCTGAGATACAGATGA
- the LOC123412241 gene encoding uncharacterized protein LOC123412241 isoform X2, translating into MSSEAPKKMRMVYSREFLISIGESGRCKNLPPGVNLSLLNELQEASSVAYERTNRGQYTTPLGRSDGSGGYTYSSRGGSSGGRWDTRSTGSSDREGDLPDRESLTQDRHNGTQNKRTWQKVEHDGLLGSGGFPRPSGYAGPLAAKDRGNAPQPNRTAERYQPPRPYKAGPLSRKDVDSMNDETFGSFECSNDDRAEEEKKRRASFELMRKEQHKSLQEKKSGPGDDIMTMLQNSTENLGSATNSGKPDGIVPSVYQDTTKTSSVLPVPAARPLVPPGFSNAVVEKKVQSKTSNIALEPKAHIPAGEDKLPTIVQFSSQVEGNQSATDITASNKKEKGISDNIGVHQKHTLPSGGVSSSTELFSKILKGTEDWEADAMDKYSIEKQGMSKNGGSVVKDNSISILEEFFGNALSKGGGTLPTYVESQQLNTGADMMPSSVPESSKFARWFRNEDPKPSEDLPSKSLLSMIVNNDKPGPQNIAPGPTLSDGAIQNLSSKLTTDKVDASSRLLPFPSPAPPGGIQEQYSHPGIPEPAPVMMTCEDLEQAMLAQVASNSSSTQKSAVQRHQAVLDEPAGKQKVAVDNHASHHLLSLLQKGTNSKGSSPFGFHIGSTDVAQSSNVNAMTNGGIYGTVPTNKTETVPTNKTETVPASGKSGTLEALFGAAFMNELHSKDAPVSIRGSASSHEGYYPGEEALPFNSNEGGDPFKEPRTGIEYRNTSFSGPSQGTSFDKNGLEINLPEEDSLFTMSDSFGVRKPDVLQSLRSGRVDVQLPQKAVDDLNYKLQGLVSGDVEPVQVLGPDALGSRSHEQRYQVESQNLYHLLQGGRQPALAPRPMVDHVGNRSQQAPFDMPQVIRHDPRRSFPPNMNPMQHTLNAPGAPHVDPAAHHLMLQRMSGSFPAEGLPRGVLPSQPVHQAAGYRPEMNNVNNFHMHPRQPSYGDFGLMPPGPSGPEVRGNHPDAFERLMQMELTARSKQMHPAMAGPVPGGGGMYGPELDLNLRYR; encoded by the exons ATGAGCTCCGAGGCCCCTAA GAAAATGAGGATGGTCTACTCGAGGGAGTTCCTGATCTCGATCGGCGAGTCCGGCCGCTGCAAGAACCTGCCCCCCGGCGTCAACCTGTCGCTCCTCAA TGAGCTGCAGGAGGCGTCGTCGGTGGCGTACGAGAGGACCAACAGGGGTCAGTACACGACGCCCCTGGGAAGATCCGACGGGTCCGGGGGTTACACTTACTCGTCGCGTGGCGGGAGCTCTGGTGGAAGGTGGGATACTCGCTCGACGGGGTCGAGTGACCGAGAAGGAGACTTGCCTGATCGCGAGTCGCTCACGCAGG ATAGGCATAATGGAACCCAAAACAAACGCACTTGGCAAAAAGTAGAACATGATGGCCTGCTGGGAAGCGGTGGATTCCCTAGACCTTCAGGATATGCAGGGCCGCTGGCGGCCAAGGATCGTGGGAATGCGCCTCAGCCAAACAGGACAGCGGAGCGCTATCAGCCACCACGCCCTTACAAG GCTGGACCTCTTTCACGAAAAGATGTTGACTCAATGAATGATGAAACATTTGGGTCTTTTGAATGCTCAAATGATGATAgagcagaagaagaaaagaaacgaAGGG CATCATTTGAATTGATGAGGAAAGAGCAACATAAATCATTGCAAGAAAAGAAGAGTGGTCCTGGTGATGATATCATGACAATGTTACAGAATTCTACTGAAAACTTAGGTTCCGCAACTAACAGTGGGAAGCCAGATGGAATAGTGCCCTCAGTTTATCAAGATACCACTAAAACATCTTCAGTTCTACCAGTTCCTGCAGCGAGGCCACTTGTCCCGCCTGGTTTCTCAAATGCAGTTGTGGAGAAAAAGGTTCAGTCCAAGACGTCCAACATTGCACTTGAACCAAAG GCTCACATTCCAGCTGGAGAGGATAAATTACCAACTATTGTGCAATTTAGTAGCCAAGTAGAGGGAAACCAGTCAGCAACAGACATCACTGCAAGCAACAAAAAGGAGAAGGGCATTTCTGACAACATTGGTGTACATCAAAAGCACACACTTCCATCTGGAGGTGTTAGCTCTTCAACTGAATTgttttccaaaattctgaaaggaACTGAAGATTGGGAGGCTGATGCAATGGATAAGTACTCCATTGAGAAACAAGGCATGTCAAAAAATGGTGGTTCAGTTGTGAAGGACAATTCAATATCAATCTTGGAAGAGTTCTTTGGCAACGCATtgtcaaaaggtggtggcactttaCCGACATATGTTGAG AGTCAACAGCTGAATACGGGTGCTGATATGATGCCCTCTTCCGTACCAGAATCATCCAAATTTGCTCGCTGGTTTCGTAATGAAG ATCCAAAACCTTCAGAGGACTTGCCATCAAAGAGCCTGCTCTCCATGATTGTGAACAATGACAAACCAGGCCCACAAAACATAGCTCCTGGCCCAACTTTGTCTGATGGTGCTATTCAGAATTTATCATCAAAATTAACTACCGATAAAGTCGATGCTTCATCAAGGCTACTACCATTTCCATCTCCCGCACCTCCTGGTGGTATCCAGGAACAGTACAGCCATCCTGGTATCCCAGAGCCAGCTCCAGTTATGATGACATGTGAGGATCTTGAGCAGGCGATGCTGGCACAGGTTGCTAGCAATAGCAGTTCTACTCAGAAGAGTGCTGTACAGAGGCATCAGGCTGTTTTGGATGAGCCAGCCGGCAAGCAGAAAGTAGCTGTAGACAATCATGCATCACATCATCTTCTTTCATTATTACAGAAGGGAACAAATAGCAAGGGATCATCTCCGTTTGGTTTCCACATAGGATCAACTGATGTAGCACAAAGTTCTAATGTAAATGCCATGACCAACGGTGGGATATATGGAACTGTTCCGACTAACAAAACTGAAACTGTTCCGACTAACAAAACTGAAACTGTTCCTGCTTCAGGGAAGAGCGGGACCTTGGAAGCATTATTCGGGGCAGCATTTATGAATGAGCTCCATTCCAAGGATGCACCAGTTTCTATTCGGGGATCTGCATCTAGTCATGAAGGATACTACCCTGGTGAAGAGGCTCTGCCCTTCAACAGCAATGAAGGTGGAGATCCTTTTAAAGAACCAAGAACTGGAATAGAGTACAGGAATACATCATTCAGTGGTCCAAGTCAGGGTACTAGCTTTGACAAGAATGGCTTGGAAATTAATCTGCCTGAGGAAGACAGTTTGTTTACAATGAGTGACTCTTTTGGTGTTCGAAAGCCTGATGTGCTGCAGTCACTGAGATCCGGTAGGGTGGACGTGCAATTACCGCAGAAGGCAGTTGATGATCTTAACTACAAGCTTCAAGGCCTTGTGTCTGGTGATGTAGAACCTGTTCAAGTACTTGGTCCTGATGCTCTGGGGTCTCGTTCCCACGAACAGCGTTATCAGGTTGAGTCTCAGAATCTTTACCATCTTCTACAGGGCGGTAGGCAACCTGCACTGGCTCCTCGTCCGATGGTGGATCATGTTGGTAATAGGAGTCAGCAAGCCCCATTTGACATGCCACAAGTGATACGACATGATCCCCGACGTTCTTTCCCACCTAATATGAATCCTATGCAACACACACTAAATGCTCCAGGGGCCCCTCATGTAGATCCTGCTGCCCATCATCTTATGCTGCAGCGCATGAGTGGAAGTTTTCCAGCAGAAGGCTTGCCAAGAGGTGTTCTGCCATCTCAGCCTGTGCATCAGGCGGCTGGTTATAGACCTGAGATGAACAATGTAAATAATTTCCATATGCACCCTCGCCAGCCCAGCTATGGAGACTTTGGGTTGATGCCGCCAG GTCCATCGGGTCCAGAGGTGCGAGGCAACCACCCAGACGCCTTTGAGAGGTTGATGCAGATGGAGCTGACAGCCAGATCAAAGCAGATGCACCCAGCCATGGCCGGCCCTGTACCCGGTGGAGGCGGCATGTATGGGCCCGAGCTCGACCTGAACCTGAGATACAGATGA